One Alphaproteobacteria bacterium genomic window carries:
- a CDS encoding phage portal protein, with protein MELKSIIQKILRLGTTLEGVKSETGKREKKRYRSVHSVNILGKPTWTGHSYAELVQEGYKKNVIVYRCVTLIARSLASVAFLLKKGVSPLDTHPLLTLLSHPNPLRGGASFVEALVSHLLLSGNAYVEAMYGFDEQPCELYLLRPDRVEIVPATTGQLRTYKYTVDEKTRRISMLAHNGKRKIAHIKLFNPIDDWYGASPLNSAACAIDQHNAVAEHNLSLLQNGGRPSGVAVFRDGLDEDSRELAREHMTSFHQGPGNAGRMMIVEGDVEWKEMGLSPREMDFATSKDVSAREIAQAFGVPAMLVGVKGDSTYANYREARFHLWEDTILPLLDMIVDELNSWLTPQFGPDLQIGYDQGSIPALSQRREQLWQSLERATFLTDNEKRAATGYPPHPLSRDNDGVCAH; from the coding sequence ATGGAACTTAAATCAATTATTCAAAAAATATTGCGTCTTGGAACCACATTAGAAGGGGTAAAGAGTGAAACAGGGAAAAGAGAAAAGAAACGCTATCGTAGCGTTCATAGTGTTAATATTCTGGGGAAACCCACATGGACAGGACATAGCTACGCTGAGTTAGTACAAGAAGGCTACAAAAAAAACGTTATTGTGTATCGCTGTGTGACGTTGATTGCGCGTAGCCTTGCAAGCGTTGCGTTTTTGTTAAAAAAAGGTGTATCGCCTCTTGATACACATCCTCTTCTTACCTTGCTGTCTCATCCGAATCCTTTGCGCGGAGGGGCCTCTTTTGTTGAGGCGCTCGTGTCTCATTTGTTGCTTTCTGGCAATGCCTATGTTGAAGCTATGTACGGTTTTGATGAACAGCCATGTGAGCTGTATTTATTACGTCCGGACCGTGTGGAAATTGTCCCAGCAACAACAGGACAGTTGCGTACCTATAAGTATACAGTTGATGAGAAGACACGCCGTATTAGCATGCTTGCACATAATGGCAAACGAAAAATAGCCCATATTAAGTTGTTTAATCCCATTGACGATTGGTATGGTGCGAGTCCCCTTAATTCAGCAGCGTGCGCCATTGATCAACACAATGCAGTTGCTGAGCATAATTTATCTCTCTTGCAAAATGGGGGAAGACCTTCTGGTGTGGCCGTTTTTCGTGATGGTCTTGATGAGGATAGTCGTGAACTGGCGCGAGAACATATGACCAGTTTTCATCAGGGTCCTGGAAACGCGGGCCGAATGATGATTGTTGAGGGCGATGTTGAGTGGAAAGAAATGGGCTTAAGTCCCCGGGAAATGGACTTTGCCACATCAAAAGATGTTTCCGCGCGCGAAATTGCACAAGCCTTTGGGGTTCCTGCCATGTTGGTTGGGGTTAAGGGTGATAGCACCTATGCAAACTACCGTGAGGCACGGTTTCACCTGTGGGAAGATACGATCCTACCCCTTTTGGACATGATTGTTGATGAGCTTAATTCCTGGCTCACACCTCAATTTGGTCCTGATTTACAGATTGGCTATGATCAAGGGTCTATACCGGCACTTTCTCAAAGACGAGAACAGCTATGGCAAAGCCTCGAGCGTGCAACATTTCTTACCGACAATGAAAAACGTGCCGCTACTGGATATCCTCCTCATCCTTTATCCAGGGATAATGACGGTGTGTGTGCACACTAA
- a CDS encoding EamA family transporter translates to MLASRDIAIAICTTFVWALNVLLTKIALVEISPISFNLLRMIVVLPLVVIFPLRLHQWRCIMPTALVWGVAHYAFLGLGIKAGAGVAMGGLLLQLNPLFAALFAYLMLRESPNKYHLIAFVPLCAGVFWGLYTAEKFCVCVGYLCMLVSAAFMGLGNVLLKRAMHDSREPLSPSSAIVAFAPLTIGIHFTLAMSVDGWQEVVRNMKLLARPTHTLIMLFAGWISMVGAMRAWSILVRRYSVADVSPYSLLIPCFTLAFAFLTGEKIGFNTFVSALLILLGLIISQMGHAFSRFVRGFFYIKRQHVLK, encoded by the coding sequence GTGTTAGCTTCTAGAGATATCGCTATTGCGATTTGTACGACCTTTGTTTGGGCCCTGAATGTTCTTTTAACGAAGATAGCTCTGGTTGAGATTTCGCCGATTAGCTTTAATTTGTTGCGCATGATCGTTGTACTTCCCTTGGTAGTCATTTTTCCTTTGCGACTCCATCAATGGCGATGCATCATGCCCACGGCTCTGGTGTGGGGGGTCGCCCATTATGCTTTCCTGGGTCTCGGAATAAAAGCAGGTGCAGGAGTTGCGATGGGAGGACTATTGTTACAGCTTAACCCGTTGTTTGCAGCTTTATTTGCCTATTTGATGCTGAGGGAATCACCCAATAAATATCACTTAATAGCCTTTGTCCCCTTGTGTGCCGGTGTTTTTTGGGGGCTTTATACAGCAGAGAAATTCTGTGTATGTGTGGGATATCTTTGTATGCTTGTTTCGGCAGCATTCATGGGGCTAGGGAATGTTCTTTTGAAGCGTGCCATGCACGACTCTCGCGAACCACTCAGTCCGTCATCAGCAATTGTTGCCTTTGCCCCGCTTACAATAGGGATTCACTTCACGTTGGCTATGAGCGTTGATGGTTGGCAAGAGGTGGTGCGAAACATGAAGTTATTGGCTCGCCCCACCCATACCCTTATTATGCTTTTTGCTGGTTGGATTTCCATGGTAGGGGCAATGCGTGCGTGGAGTATACTCGTTCGTCGGTATAGTGTCGCAGATGTGTCGCCATACTCATTGCTGATCCCTTGTTTTACCCTTGCATTTGCTTTTCTCACAGGAGAAAAAATAGGATTTAATACCTTTGTTTCAGCACTATTGATTCTTTTAGGGCTTATTATTAGTCAAATGGGCCATGCCTTTTCTCGGTTTGTGCGGGGGTTTTTCTACATAAAAAGACAGCACGTTCTCAAATAA
- a CDS encoding NfeD family protein — MTSTLVDSLYENRGMLIDTLQHMDFWGWMTLALVFIIIELITMTTYILWLGIGAALIAAAKLFVVFPPNYDWALFSIASLVSLGLTYRWFKKNPQGKFETINQRGREYIGQTLILQDGIVANKARILLDGVWWSLVGPVCAPGTRVRVIKTDGNVLVVDLCAEKIETNQK; from the coding sequence ATGACATCCACCTTGGTTGATTCTTTGTATGAAAATAGAGGTATGCTGATCGATACATTACAGCACATGGACTTTTGGGGGTGGATGACGCTTGCTCTTGTATTTATTATTATTGAACTTATCACAATGACTACGTATATATTGTGGCTGGGAATAGGTGCGGCACTTATTGCCGCTGCAAAGTTGTTTGTGGTTTTTCCTCCCAATTACGACTGGGCCTTGTTCAGTATTGCATCTCTTGTAAGTCTTGGGCTTACGTATCGATGGTTTAAGAAAAATCCCCAGGGAAAATTTGAGACCATTAATCAAAGGGGCCGTGAGTATATCGGTCAAACACTTATTTTGCAGGATGGTATCGTCGCAAACAAAGCGCGTATTCTTCTTGATGGCGTGTGGTGGTCCCTTGTGGGGCCGGTGTGTGCGCCTGGAACGAGGGTGCGTGTCATCAAAACAGATGGCAATGTGTTGGTTGTTGATTTATGCGCTGAAAAAATAGAGACCAATCAAAAATAG
- a CDS encoding SPFH/Band 7/PHB domain protein, giving the protein MTMFVIILVGLVCLLLKSAVVIVPQGFQYTLERFGRYVRTLRPGLHVIMPLVEVVAVRMLMKEVVLDVPRQDVITKDNAMVSVDGVIFYQIMDAPKAAYEVDQLEHAIMNLAMTTIRTVMGAMDLDELLSQRERINLELLKVIDDATNPWGTKVTRVEIKDIVPPKDLVDSMGRQMKAERDKRAQILEAQGSRQADILRAEGYKEAAVLRAQGEKASAVLLAEARERQGQAEAKATQMLSEAMKKGTVQAVNYFIAEKYVGALKDIAAAPNHKVIFMPLEAANVIGSLGGIAELAKETFSERKKTKPSLEK; this is encoded by the coding sequence CAGGGATTTCAGTATACGCTTGAGCGCTTTGGTCGTTACGTACGAACATTAAGGCCGGGACTGCATGTCATTATGCCCCTTGTGGAGGTGGTTGCCGTGCGCATGCTGATGAAGGAAGTTGTTCTTGATGTCCCTCGTCAGGATGTGATCACGAAAGATAACGCCATGGTGAGTGTGGATGGTGTGATTTTCTACCAAATCATGGACGCGCCCAAAGCGGCGTATGAGGTGGATCAACTTGAGCATGCAATTATGAATCTGGCTATGACAACGATTCGTACCGTCATGGGGGCGATGGATCTTGACGAGCTTTTATCCCAACGTGAGCGGATTAATCTTGAGCTTCTCAAGGTCATCGATGATGCAACAAACCCGTGGGGTACAAAAGTCACACGGGTAGAAATTAAGGATATTGTTCCCCCGAAAGACCTCGTTGATTCTATGGGGCGGCAAATGAAGGCGGAGCGTGACAAGCGTGCGCAAATTCTTGAAGCGCAGGGGAGTCGTCAGGCTGATATTTTACGGGCAGAAGGGTATAAAGAGGCTGCCGTTTTGCGTGCCCAAGGGGAAAAGGCTTCAGCTGTTCTTTTGGCAGAAGCGCGTGAACGTCAAGGACAAGCAGAAGCAAAGGCTACACAGATGCTTTCCGAAGCGATGAAAAAAGGAACTGTGCAGGCGGTGAATTATTTTATTGCTGAAAAATATGTGGGTGCACTAAAAGACATTGCGGCCGCACCGAATCACAAGGTGATTTTTATGCCTTTAGAGGCGGCAAATGTCATAGGATCACTGGGTGGAATTGCTGAGCTTGCAAAAGAAACTTTCTCAGAGAGGAAAAAAACAAAACCTTCTTTGGAAAAATAA